GAAGAGGCGCGAGTTGAAGTTCATCGTCTCATGGTTATGCGGGTGGAATGCTGCGTCGACAAGCCGGCCGCTGCGCGGATCGCCCCGCACCTGCAGCAAGCCAATCGCCTTGGCGACAGCTTGACCCTGATTGCTTAAGGAACCCGGCTCGGCCGAGACGGCCGAAACCTCCCCTAAATAGTGTTTCCACGCTCGAAACTCAACGGCCGCAGGCAGGATCGCCCCCGGCCGCAAGCGCGAGCCTGGTTCCACGAGGCACGCGATAGATCGGCGCCTCTCCGGAAGCCGAAGCGGTTTCCACCACCCCGACACCGACATGAGAGCCCGGAGAATCCGGCTCCAATGAGGCGGCAATGACATTGGCGCCTGTTTGCGTCATTGGCACGAAGACGGCATTGGCTGATACCTCCAGCCGGCGCGGCCTGAGCTCGACCTTCACCGCCTGGTCCGGGTTGATGTTCTCGCGGTCGATCTTCTTCACCGGCCCCTTCTGCTCGACCATGAAGGCCTCGACCTCGAGCGTCGCGGGGCCGCCGAGCGCGCAGGTGGCGATGCCCTTGAGCCTGAGCGCATCGAGCGCCGCCTGCCCTGCCGGCAGGACGAGATAGCCCTCCGGCCGCGCCCGGCGGCTGGTCACCGTGACCTTGCGCGAGTCGCGGAACTCGACCGGGGTCGGCATATCGGCACCGGTCGCCGGATCGACGAGCGGGATCGCGACGGTCTCCGTCGCGATACGGTGCCCGACGATCAGCTCGCCTTGGTTGCGCGCCAGTTCCGCCCGCGCCGCCTTCACCGCCCCTAGCACGGCCTCGTCATTGGCCGCGACCGTGTCGAGCACGGCGCGCGCAATCACGTAATGCGTGGCGATGCGGCGTTCCAGGTTCTCCAGTTGCAAGCCGACCCCGCGCGTCTCGATCAGGAAGGAGACCGCGCCGGAAAGCCCGAACAGGTTGCGCGCGATGCCCGGCGCATTGCCGCCCATCGAGACCAGCTTGTCGTCCTTGCGGTAGCTGGTGGTGAAGTACCAGAAGGAGGAGAGCCCCTTCTCCGCCATCGCCTTGTCCATGGCCGGCTTGACCAACTCGGCCGCGATCTTGGTCGTCGGCTGCGGCACCGCCGGGTTGGTGGCGTAGAGGATCATCGCGTCCGCGGCATTGAGCCCGCCGAATTTCTCCAGCCAGCGATTGGCGACCGAGAATTCGTGCACGTCGACGATCACGTCGGCCGGCAGCTCGGCGAGCTTGGCATGCAGCGCCCGCGTCTCCGGCAGGGTCAGCAGCAGATGGTCGCGGTTGAGGTCGAAGCCGCTGGCGCCGGGGCGCTTGTCGGCGGCAGCGCCATCCGGATTGCTGCGTGGCACGATCACCACCACGAGCTTGTCGAACACAGCGGCAAGATCGCCGGTCGCCAGGTCATGAGCCAGCGCCAGCATCGCCTCAGCCCCGGCCGGCTCGTTGCCATGCTGCTGGCCGACAAACCAGACGACCGGCCGCCCCAGCGCCTTCAGCGCGGCGGGGTCGCTCAGTCCCTCCTTGGAGAAGATCAGATAAGGTAGATCGCGCCCCTGCTGCGACTTGCCGAGCGAGCCGAGCGCAACCCGGCCAGAGGCCTTGGCGGCGAGGTCAGCAACGAAGGCGTCGAGCTCGGCTTGCGTCGTCAGTCCGGGCGTGCCGCGCGTCAGCGCCGGTGTCGCGAGCGCGATCGGCACCGGCTTGTAGCGCGCCAGCACTGCCTCGCTCTGCTTGTAGTCGGCAACACGCCCTTCGTCTTGCGCCAGCACCGGACTTGCAGCGACGGAAAGAGCCAGGGCGAGCATACGCCAGATCATCATCATCGCCTCCACGCGAAAGACGCGTATCCGCCCTGCCCCCGAGGGACTATGAGACTGCCCCGGAACCGGAGCAAGCAGCTCCAATGAACCTGATAGGAGCCCGCATGCCGACCATGGCCGACCGGATCACCGGCAAGCTCACCGCTCAGCTCGTGCCCGAGCATCTCAAGGTGATCGACGAATCGCATCAGCATCACGGCCATGCCGGCTGGCGTGAGGGCGGCGAGACGCATTTTCGCGTCGAGATCGTCTCGCCTGCATTCACCGGCAAGAGCCGGCTCGAGCGACACCGCCTGGTCAATGCGGCGCTCTCCGAGGAACTTGCCGGCAGCGTGCACGCGCTCGCGATTGTGGCGCGCGCACCAGGAGAGGCCTGAGCCTCAGGCTGCCTTCCGCTCCGGCGTCGCCAGATAGATCGCGGTCGAGACGAGCAGCAGCGCCGCGAAGCCCCAGTGCATGTTGGCGTAGGCCAACGCTGCGCCCTGCCCGCCGGCGCGCTGCGTCGCGACAAACCAGCCCGAGCCCCACTGGATCAGCCCGGCTCCGGCGATGAACAGGAAATTGATGAAGGTCATGCCGCGCCCGACCAGGTGCGGCGGGAAGAACTCGCGCGCATGCGCCATCAGGATCGCATAGGTGAAGCCCGTCGCACCGACGAGCGCGAACAGGGCCACGGCGCCGAGCATGGACCGATCGCCGACGAGCGCGAGCAGGCCAAAGCCTATTCCGGTCACGACTGTCCCCCAGGCGACCAGCGCCTTGCTGCGCCCCGCGCGCTTCTGCAAGCCGCCATAAACGAAGGCTCCGACGATCATGGTCGTCGCCATGCCGAGCGTCGCATGGCCGGCGGCGATGCCGTCGAGCCCGTGCACCTGCGTCATATAGGGCGCGATCCACAGGCCCCGCGCCGTCGCGATGATCGCGTAGCCGACGAGCGTGATCGGCGCGAGCAGCCAGAGTGGCCCGATCGCGACGATGCTCCTGAGACCTTGCAGCAGCCCCTCATGCTTGCCCGAGGCGTCGGTGACCGGCGGGGGATCGCGCACCAGCGCAGCTGCGAGCACGGTCGCGAGCAGGAAGGCCACGGCGAAAGCGAGCATGGTCGGGCGCCAGCCATAGGCCTGTGCCGCCAGCGCCAGCGGCGCAGCCCCGACGAGGTTGCCGAGCGAGCCGAGGCCGATGAAGATCGAGGTCAGCAGGCCGAAACGCGCCGGCGCTTCGGTCCGCGCGAACAGATAGAGCGACGACATGAAGATCGGCGAGCAGCCGACCCCGACCAGAGCCATCGCCACCGTTGCCGTGTCGGCGTTACCGGCCTGCGCGAACAGGAAGGCGCCAACGCTGCCGATCGCCATGGTCACCGCGACCGTCCGGCGTGGCCCGATCCGGTCGAGAGCCCAGCCGACGGGGAACTGTGCCAGCGCGAAGGCCATGAACCAGGCGGCGCCGAGCAGGCCAAATTCGGCCGGCCCGATACCGAGATCGCCCATCACCGGCCCGGCGATCACGCTCAGGAAGGAGCGATAGAAGATCGACAGCACATAGGCCGGCAGCAGCGCGAAAAAGATGGTCACGCCGCGCCTCCGGCCAGTTGCAGGACGACCGCCGCTTCAGATTCGACGGCGGCCCCTCGCTTCACTTCACCCGCTCGAGCACCGAGACGTAGTTCGCCACCGCTGCGCCGCCCATGTTGAAGATGCCGCCGAGACGGGCATCCTGCACCTGCATGCCCTCTGGCGCCTCGCCGACGAGCTGCATGGCCGAGAGCACATGCATGGAGACGCCGGTCGCGCCGATCGGATGGCCCTTGGCCTTGAGGCCACCGGAGACGTTGACCGGCAGCTTGCCGTCCTTCTGCGTCCAGCCTTCCTTGATGGCGCGGGCGCCGTCGCCTTCCTTGGTCAGGCCCATCGCCTCGTATTCGATCAGCTCGGCGATGGTAAAGCAGTCATGCGTCTCGACGAAGGAGAGGTCGTCGACCACGACGCCGGCCTGCGCCAGCGCCTGCTGCCAGGCGCGCGCGCCGCCCTCGAACTTCAGGATGTCGCGGCGCGACAGCGGCAGGAAGTCCTGGACATGGGCCATGCCGCGGAAGCCGACGGCGCGGCGCATCGTCTTGGCGGTCTCTTCATCCGCGAGCACGAGCGCCGCGGCGCCGTCCGAGACCAGCGAGCAGTCGGTGCGCTTCAGCGGGCCGGCAACGTAGGGGTTCTTCTCGCTCTCCTCGCGGCAAAAGGCGTAGCCGAGATCCTTGCGCATCTGAGCGTAAGGGTTGTCGACGCCGTTCTTGTGGTTCTTCGCCGCGATCATCGCGAGCGCGTCCGACTGGTCGCCATGACGCTGGAAATAGGAGCTGGCGATCTTGCCGAAGACACCGGCGAAGCCGCCCTGCACGTCGGCCTCCTGCGCGAGATAGGAGGCCTTCAGCAGGTTCTTGCCGATTTCCGGGCCGGGCGTCGTCGTCATCTGCTCGACGCCGACCACCAGCACCACCTTGGCAGCGCCGGCCTTGATCGCACGAACGCCCTGATGCACCGCGGCCGAGCCGGTGGCGCAGGCGTTCTCGACGCGCGTCGCCGGCTTGAAGCGCAGCGCCGGGTCGGCCTGCAGCACGAGCGAGGCGGTGAAGTCCTGGGCCGAGAAGCCGGCGTTGAAATGCCCGAGCACGATCTCGTCGACCTGATCGGCGGTAATGCCGGCATCGACCAGCGCATCGGTCGCGACGCGCACGATCAGGCTCTCGACCGTCTCGGTGTCCTGCTTGCCGAAGGGGGTATGTGCCCAGCCGACGATTGCAGCGCTCATGACCTTCTCCTGATTAATGTGCAGATACACTGTATCTGCCCCTGCGCGCCTGCGGCTGCAAGCCGGCAAGCGCGCATTCCTCCCGTGCGTGGAAAGGCCAACGGAAGCCGGGTCAAGTCAAGCCAGATAGGACGCTGTTCGGGCAAGCGGAGACCGCCCCTGCAATCAGGGCATGGCGAGACCCCGCGGAAAACCCTCGTTCGATCGCTTGCGGCGGATGGAAAAGCTAGCGCAGCGTCTTCTCGACCTCCGACAGCGCCTTGTCCTTCCGGCAGGCGGCCAGCGGCCTCGCCTTCGCGGAGACGATCTCAAGGACGTTCTTCTCCTCGAAGTCGACCTTCACGGTCATGCAGGCACAGCCATAGCCGTAGCTGCCGTTCCCGCTCTTGCGCCATTCGCCCGCCTTGTAGGGCGGCGGCCAGTCGCCCTTCGCCTGATGCCCACCCTGCACGGCAATCGTCCACTCGCCATCCTTGTCGTAGAGCGAGGCATTGCCCGGGGTCGGATTGTCGAGCCAGCCGCAGCGCTGCGCGCTGACCGGCTGCTGCGCAACGGCGACACCGGCGCCAAGGATCAATGCTGCCGCGGCTCCGGCGAACGACCGACGGCTCATTGGAAGAACCTCGACTGGCTGGTGAACCGCGCGCCCGGAAGCGGCATGCCGGCGAGGCTGGAATCGATCGGTGGCGCGAAGGTGATCGGCCGCTGCGGCCCGGCTGCGAGCAGCACCGCCTCGAACACCTCGGCGATCGCAGCGATGTCCTTGGCGTGGTCGGAGCCGTTCACCATGGCGCGTGCGCCGACATAATTGCGCAACTTGCCGCTGAAATAGGTCGAAAACTTGCGGCCATTGGCAAAGCCGTCGCCGGTGAGCATGCCATGCGACATCACCGCGTAGGCGATGGCGGGCGTCTTCACCAATTCCGGATCGAGCAGCAAATTGAGCCCTTGGCCTATGGCGGCGCCCGTCGTCGCATAATTCGACCACCAGGTCAGCTGGACATAGCCACGGCCAAAATAGGCGAGCTCGGCACCGGTGTCGTCATTATAGGCCTTGTCGGCGGCGCCGCCATCGACGGTGCCCATCTTGGCACCCTTGGTCAGCTTCGAGACCACCCCGCCGGCTGTGACCTTGAACTGGTCGCCGTCCTGCTCGGTGATCCGGACGCTGCCGTCGGCGAGCTTCGCGACCTTGACCGGCTCGTGATACTTCCGCCCCTTGCCGTGGCCGACCTCGTCGACCGGCGCCATCGTTATCAGCCAGGCCCTGCGCTTGAGCATGACGGCCTTGCCGGCCTTGTCGACCAGCGGCTTGCCCTTCTTGTTCTTGGCCTGAACGAACTGGGTGACCGGGCTCGTCGTCTCCCAGGCGACGGTCGCCAGCATATAGGCGGCCCAGCGGATGTCGGTGATGCTGGTGTCCCGGCTGATCAGGCGCAGCAGCACCAGCAGATCCGGAATGGCGTTGGCGTTGTAACGCGGCTTCTTGCCGAAGCGGTCCCTGAACTCCTGCTCGAAAATCCGCTCGTCGTAGGTTCCAACGTAGTGATAGTTCGCCGCCATCGCACGTCTCCCAAGGCCAATCCCGTCGGCCTACGCACGGACTGCGACAAATGCGTGGCTCGGTTTTTTAAATCGCCAGCAGAAGCAGGGCACCGACACCGGCGACGATCATCGCCATGCCAGTGAGCTCGCGCCAGCTCGTGCCTTCCGAGAAGATCCGGCGCGAGGCGATCTGCGCCAGCGGCACCTCGACCAGCCCGAGCGTGCGCACATTGGCGGCCGTCGTCAGCGAAAAGCCGATGAACCAGCATTGCGAGGCGGCGGCGCCGAGAAAGCCGGCAGCGAGCGAGCGGCGCCAGTTGCGCAGGCTGAGCATCAGTGCCGCACGATTGGCAATGAGCATGTAGAGCGTCAGGATCAGGGTCTGCATAGCAAGGCCCAACGCCAGGATCGTGGTCGCCCGCATCAGGAAATGGCCTTCCGGCAAGGCCTGGATCGCGCCGCGAAAGCCGATCGCCGACAGCGCGAAGGCAGCGCCGGCGCCGATCCCGAGCGCCGCCGGGCGCAAGCCCGCGGCGCTGAGCTTGTCGCCCGGCCGCCAAGACATCAGCACCACGCCGGCGGTGGCGACGACGATCGCTGCGAACTTCGCCCAGCCCAGCGCATCGCCGAGCAGCACCGTGCCGAAAAGCGCGACCTGCACCGGCTCGGTCTTGGTGTAGGCGGTCGTCACAGCGAACGAGCGCTCACGCATCGCTGCCAGCATCAGCGCCGTCGCCAGAATCTGGGTCAGCGCCCCGAATACGGCGAAGCCGAAGGAACGCAG
This sequence is a window from Bosea vestrisii. Protein-coding genes within it:
- a CDS encoding M14 family metallopeptidase, translating into MMIWRMLALALSVAASPVLAQDEGRVADYKQSEAVLARYKPVPIALATPALTRGTPGLTTQAELDAFVADLAAKASGRVALGSLGKSQQGRDLPYLIFSKEGLSDPAALKALGRPVVWFVGQQHGNEPAGAEAMLALAHDLATGDLAAVFDKLVVVIVPRSNPDGAAADKRPGASGFDLNRDHLLLTLPETRALHAKLAELPADVIVDVHEFSVANRWLEKFGGLNAADAMILYATNPAVPQPTTKIAAELVKPAMDKAMAEKGLSSFWYFTTSYRKDDKLVSMGGNAPGIARNLFGLSGAVSFLIETRGVGLQLENLERRIATHYVIARAVLDTVAANDEAVLGAVKAARAELARNQGELIVGHRIATETVAIPLVDPATGADMPTPVEFRDSRKVTVTSRRARPEGYLVLPAGQAALDALRLKGIATCALGGPATLEVEAFMVEQKGPVKKIDRENINPDQAVKVELRPRRLEVSANAVFVPMTQTGANVIAASLEPDSPGSHVGVGVVETASASGEAPIYRVPRGTRLALAAGGDPACGR
- a CDS encoding BolA family protein encodes the protein MNLIGARMPTMADRITGKLTAQLVPEHLKVIDESHQHHGHAGWREGGETHFRVEIVSPAFTGKSRLERHRLVNAALSEELAGSVHALAIVARAPGEA
- a CDS encoding MFS transporter — translated: MTIFFALLPAYVLSIFYRSFLSVIAGPVMGDLGIGPAEFGLLGAAWFMAFALAQFPVGWALDRIGPRRTVAVTMAIGSVGAFLFAQAGNADTATVAMALVGVGCSPIFMSSLYLFARTEAPARFGLLTSIFIGLGSLGNLVGAAPLALAAQAYGWRPTMLAFAVAFLLATVLAAALVRDPPPVTDASGKHEGLLQGLRSIVAIGPLWLLAPITLVGYAIIATARGLWIAPYMTQVHGLDGIAAGHATLGMATTMIVGAFVYGGLQKRAGRSKALVAWGTVVTGIGFGLLALVGDRSMLGAVALFALVGATGFTYAILMAHAREFFPPHLVGRGMTFINFLFIAGAGLIQWGSGWFVATQRAGGQGAALAYANMHWGFAALLLVSTAIYLATPERKAA
- a CDS encoding acetyl-CoA acetyltransferase, giving the protein MSAAIVGWAHTPFGKQDTETVESLIVRVATDALVDAGITADQVDEIVLGHFNAGFSAQDFTASLVLQADPALRFKPATRVENACATGSAAVHQGVRAIKAGAAKVVLVVGVEQMTTTPGPEIGKNLLKASYLAQEADVQGGFAGVFGKIASSYFQRHGDQSDALAMIAAKNHKNGVDNPYAQMRKDLGYAFCREESEKNPYVAGPLKRTDCSLVSDGAAALVLADEETAKTMRRAVGFRGMAHVQDFLPLSRRDILKFEGGARAWQQALAQAGVVVDDLSFVETHDCFTIAELIEYEAMGLTKEGDGARAIKEGWTQKDGKLPVNVSGGLKAKGHPIGATGVSMHVLSAMQLVGEAPEGMQVQDARLGGIFNMGGAAVANYVSVLERVK
- a CDS encoding DUF4087 domain-containing protein — its product is MSRRSFAGAAAALILGAGVAVAQQPVSAQRCGWLDNPTPGNASLYDKDGEWTIAVQGGHQAKGDWPPPYKAGEWRKSGNGSYGYGCACMTVKVDFEEKNVLEIVSAKARPLAACRKDKALSEVEKTLR
- a CDS encoding glycoside hydrolase family 19 protein codes for the protein MAANYHYVGTYDERIFEQEFRDRFGKKPRYNANAIPDLLVLLRLISRDTSITDIRWAAYMLATVAWETTSPVTQFVQAKNKKGKPLVDKAGKAVMLKRRAWLITMAPVDEVGHGKGRKYHEPVKVAKLADGSVRITEQDGDQFKVTAGGVVSKLTKGAKMGTVDGGAADKAYNDDTGAELAYFGRGYVQLTWWSNYATTGAAIGQGLNLLLDPELVKTPAIAYAVMSHGMLTGDGFANGRKFSTYFSGKLRNYVGARAMVNGSDHAKDIAAIAEVFEAVLLAAGPQRPITFAPPIDSSLAGMPLPGARFTSQSRFFQ
- a CDS encoding EamA family transporter codes for the protein MSLSLLWIPVTLVASLLQTARNLTQRSLTEVIGVVGATQVRFLFGLPFALIFLALVCLASSSPPPTPDLRSFGFAVFGALTQILATALMLAAMRERSFAVTTAYTKTEPVQVALFGTVLLGDALGWAKFAAIVVATAGVVLMSWRPGDKLSAAGLRPAALGIGAGAAFALSAIGFRGAIQALPEGHFLMRATTILALGLAMQTLILTLYMLIANRAALMLSLRNWRRSLAAGFLGAAASQCWFIGFSLTTAANVRTLGLVEVPLAQIASRRIFSEGTSWRELTGMAMIVAGVGALLLLAI